The following proteins are co-located in the Schistocerca nitens isolate TAMUIC-IGC-003100 chromosome 2, iqSchNite1.1, whole genome shotgun sequence genome:
- the LOC126235362 gene encoding ankyrin-1-like, translating to MYANNTIREFHSAVTAGNFQDVMDMLTKGADVEAADIFKVRALHIAAEQGHLDILKELIARGCKVNAQASCSTPLFKELERGMTPLHLATRHADPMITLTLISAGANVNAKSNSKVSPLHLAAQYGHLPVVKALVTANADVNAEDNKKLTPLFFAVAQNFEDVAEFLVQSRARVNARNAERVTPLHFAAERGNVKITKLLIQNKAAINSETLEGFTPLHVAIQNRQAAVSQFLINSGADVNARDNERWTPLHNAAYSGYPAETARLLIAKGACVNAREKIGRTPLHFAAENNFTDVVTILIKNKIDVNVTDNRRWTPLHCAAYEGHWDTIKILISSGAEIDPRTEKQTTPLHFAADYWHVEAVKYLLAEGAAVNAADNTDWTPLHFAADERSTQIPPKRSGHSGTQAPDSKLNTMKALIENGADINAKGSNDETALHVAVEYGDPVVARYLLENGAYYNAITQSLFGTITASDIAEVKRHENVNALFRATEKLFQAVKRAKCAEIEKCFQEGASANSRSIQYETPLIYASWKGNLAVVNVLLKNGAGINLSNSSGITALHYAAKFGHHEILCTLLQHGAVYNAKTKTGRKTPLHFAQEGGQKEVTEILNLIESMFSRISKNDNTVLKELSELKDIKNAEFLAIKNCKNVNKETLSQIASKNGYNELCKLFSDM from the coding sequence ATGTACGCGAACAACACCATTAGAGAATTCCACTCTGCGGTAACAGCCGGCAACTTCCAAGATGTGATGGATATGCTGACGAAAGGAGCAGACGTCGAAGCAGCAGACATTTTCAAGGTACGAGCGCTACACATTGCTGCGGAGCAAGGGCATTTGGACATTCTTAAAGAGCTTATCGCACGGGGCTGTAAAGTAAATGCACAGGCGTCTTGCTCTACTCCGTTGTTTAAGGAACTGGAACGGGGAATGACGCCGTTACATTTAGCAACTAGACATGCCGACCCAATGATCACGCTCACATTGATCAGTGCAGGCGCTAATGTGAACGCTAAAAGTAACTCCAAAGTGTCCCCACTGCACCTTGCGGCACAGTACGGCCATTTGCCCGTGGTGAAGGCTCTAGTTACTGCGAATGCAGACGTGAATGCCGAGGACAACAAAAAACTCACCCCACTATTTTTCGCTGTAGCGCAGAATTTTGAAGATGTGGCCGAATTTCTTGTACAAAGCCGTGCTCGTGTAAATGCTAGAAATGCAGAGCGTGTAACACCATTGCATTTCGCAGCAGAAAGGGGGAACGTAAAAATAACAAAGCTGCTGATCCAGAACAAGGCCGCGATTAATTCAGAGACTCTGGAAGGCTTCACTCCGCTACATGTGGCCATACAAAACAGACAGGCTGCAGTGAGCCAGTTTTTGATCAACAGTGGAGCAGATGTGAATGCGAGAGATAACGAGAGGTGGACTCCTTTGCATAATGCAGCATACAGTGGATACCCAGCGGAAACCGCTAGACTTTTGATTGCGAAAGGTGCTTGTGTGAATGCGAGGGAGAAGATTGGAAGAACACCCTTGCACTTTGCTGCAGAGAACAATTTTACCGATGTAGTTACCATCCTCATCAAGAACAAAATTGACGTGAATGTCACTGACAATCGAAGGTGGACACCATTGCATTGCGCCGCTTACGAGGGTCATTGGGATACTATAAAAATTCTTATCTCTAGTGGTGCTGAAATTGATCCGAGGACAGAAAAGCAGACAACACCATTGCATTTCGCAGCGGACTACTGGCACGTCGAAGCAGTGAAATACCTTTTGGCAGAAGGAGCAGCAGTTAACGCAGCTGACAACACAGACTGGACGCCGCTTCACTTTGCAGCTGATGAGCGTTCCACCCAAATCCCTCCGAAAAGGTCGGGACACTCAGGTACACAGGCGCCGGATTCGAAACTAAACACTATGAAAGCTCTCATTGAAAACGGAGCAGATATAAATGCAAAGGGAAGCAACGATGAAACAGCTCTGCATGTAGCCGTAGAGTATGGTGATCCAGTAGTTGCTAGGTACCTATTAGAGAATGGTGCATACTACAACGCAATTACTCAATCTTTGTTTGGTACCATAACAGCATCAGACATTGCTGAGGTAAAAAGACACGAGAATGTAAATGCTTTATTCCGTGCTACAGAAAAGCTGTTTCAAGCTGTGAAAAGAGCCAAGTGTgctgaaattgaaaaatgttttcaagaaggggcatcagCCAACAGCAGAAGTATCCAGTATGAAACACCGCTTATATATGCATCTTGGAAAGGAAATTTAGCCGTTGTTAATGTTTTGCTTAAAAATGGAGCGGGTATTAATTTGAGCAATAGTAGTGGCATTACTGCTCTGCATTATGCAGCAAAATTTGGGCATCATGAAATATTGTGCACCTTATTGCAACATGGTGCAGtatacaatgcaaaaacgaaaACAGGCAGAAAAACACCACTACATTTCGCTCAAGAAGGAGGACAAAAAGAAGTCACAGAGATTCTAAACCTGATTGAAAGCATGTTTAGTAGAATAAGCAAAAATGATAACACAGTGCTGAAAGAGTTAAGTGAATTAAAGGATATAAAGAACGCAGAATTTCTtgcaataaaaaactgcaaaaatgtaaataaagaaactCTGTCACAAATAGCTTCAAAAAATGGATATAATGAACTTTGTAAATTGTTTTCTGATATGTAA